Genomic DNA from uncultured Methanospirillum sp.:
GTGCCCATTGGGGGCCCCAGGCGAGACCGTTGAATTGTTTTTCATGTAAAATGGTATATCACCTGCTGTACCATGAAACCAGAAGCATTAGGCGAAGCAATGAACAGAAAAACTGGTTGGTACCAGAAGGAGAAACCTGCTCAGGGTTTCTGTCTCCTGAACGCCCAGACGCCGATCACACCACAACAGATGATAAGTATCACGAGAAGGATAAAAAATCCGTAGACTACAGAACTATTCTCCTGGGGCACAACCGGTTCAGGTGCGGGTGTAGCATCAGAACAGGTCGGTGCGGGAGTCGGGGGAAGAGAGACGAGGACTGCATCCACCTGGGTGGACTCTGCCCCCAGAACCGATATCTCGCTGCCCCAGTCCTGGTAGCCTTCCTGTGTGATCTTCACAGTATGGTTTCCGACAGGAACCTCCGGAATAGTGAGCGGTGAGAGACCTGCATACCTGTTGTTCAGATACACACCAGCACCTTCCGGCGAGGTATTGATATGAACATCCCCGGTTGTTGCGGGCTTGAGGTTTACCCGGTATATGGTGATCGCATTTGAGGAGACATACTGCTGCTCGCTTATCGAAAGATTCCCTGGTCTCTTCACGGTGAACTGGTACAGTCCGGCCGGGACTGCCTGGATTTGGAGAATTCCTGAATCAGGAGTTACTCCTTTCTTTTCACCGTTGAGATACAGTTCAGCACCTGGAAGTCCGCTCTCAAATGAGATGATTCCTCTCCGTTCATACCCGGTTTTGTTCAGATCAGCCAGAACGGTCACGGTCTTTCCGGGAACCAGCTCAGGAAGCGGGCCCAGGTATGTCTGATACCCGGTGTACTCAATGATGAGATTGCTATATTGAGGAGACGCCATCACATCGACGGGGATCGTGATGGCCCCGTTCTGAATAAATCCCATAAAGATCCGATCCAGGTATACCCGCGCCCCATCCACAGGAGCCTGAATCTGGAGATATCCGACAGTAGCAAGATCAATTCCCCCGCTTTCAGCACCTGCAACGATGCCGGAGGAGAAGAAGGCTGGCATAACCAGCAGTACAATCAGGAAGAGAAACCTGTTCACAACACATCAACCCTTCGTTCTTTGAGGATGGATCTTCAGCAATCATAACCTTTTTGCGTGCAGAACAAAGCACCGGATTCAGGATTGCAGATGAAAACTGAAATGAGTAGAGTATAGCATCATAGGATTCATGATGATCGTACCCCTTTTTTTCAGTTTTCAGTCCTCTTCCCACCTGTGTGAGATATTCTCACTTGCAGACACCACATAATGAGGAATTTCAGAGATTATGACGAGAAGAATCCGGTGATCACAGTACGGACACTTCCCCTGACGAAGCGAACGCATCTCGTTCATCTCGTCGGCTGAGGAGAGTGAGCGGTAATCAACAACCTCTGCCGTGGTCTGCGGGAGATTCATGAGAACTGCCGGGCTGAACTCATGATGACACTTCTGGCAGAACCCCCAGATGCCGTACTGAATAATGATCCTGGAGAGACCCTGCTCCTCAAGGGCCTGAATGACCGGATGATTCCGATAAAAGATGAAGAATTTCCTGATCGCAACAGGGAGAGCAGCATAAACTTTCAGCGAACTGATCTCGGTCCCTGTACAGTATCCTCCAGGAATGTGAAAGATATCGCCACAACTCTGGCACATCGGCTGGGCACCAAGGATGGGATGCACCTCACCTTCAGAGACGGTGTTGATGACATCACAGACAGGACACGGAAAGATCAGAAGACCATTTCTGCATTTCACATCGGTCGTGGTCTTGTTGAGGGGTATTCTGATCCTCTTCGGTGCACACTCAGAATTCCCGGTACCAGGAGGAGTTTTTAATCCTGGCTTATCTGGTTCATGAACGCACTCCTCAACTACATGAGGTGTCTGAAACCTGCTGAATATCCCCATAATTCCCACCAGCCACTATGAGGATAGTGAGTGGAGAACACGATAATACTATTGTAATCAGTTGATGTGCCGAACACTGAACCACATAACTCATATTCTTTATCCTTACCCATGTTCAAATGAATTATGATGATTCGCACAGTCGCATTACTCACCTGTATCGTTATGCTTTTTGGAGCAGTCATTGCTGAAGATACAAACAGCACAACCAACTCAACCTCCAATCTGACAAATGCTACAAATATAAGCCAGACACTCACCAATGCCACAATAGCGGCAGACAACCTGACGAACAGTTCCAGCCTTACTGCAGAAGGAGGTGCCCTTGACATGAATGGCAGCAATCAGGCAACTGCCCAGGTTACACCAGCAGCAACTCAGAAACCAGTATACAAGCAGAGCGTCGGCAGTGTCTATGAAGCAGACTACCAGGAACCACAACCGATGACATTTACCAGTTATCCAACCTGCTAATAATATACGATACTACAAAATGTTCCGGAATACCCGGAACATATCTCCAGTAATGAGTCATTTATTACTGACGTGATGAACTAATCTCCGTTTAATACCAATTATTCAAACCATAATGTCTTGTCTATAACTGCAACCAGAACAGAATACAGATAGAACCATCAGGTGTGACCTGTATAACAGTCTCATACCAGGTGTAATACAGGAAACCCAACGAATCTTCAGGGATTCAGTCAGGTCATCATGGGAACCGAGGAAAAATCAGGACAGTTCAGCCGGGGTCTGCGGGCATTCAAGTCTGGTGATTTTCAGACTGCAGTTGAGTACCTCTCTGACGCAGTTGAGTACGATGACCAGAACGATCGTGCATGGAATGCACTGGGAACTGCCTGCGCAAAGATAGGAAGAACCGAGGATGCCGATCTCTGCTTTGAGAACGCCCTGACCATTGCACCTGATAACCCGGTATACCTGAAGAACAAGAGGACCAACTCAAAGCACCTGAAAAACTCAAGCAACTCACATGAGTTGGCACCGAAAGGGGGAATCCTTGATCGTATCCCTCTCGATAAACTACCCTTTGACAAGCCGCTTCTGCTTGCAGGGATCGCCATTGCCCTGATCATCGTTCTCGGGTTTGTCCTGATCTCTACCATCTCCTTCTTCACAACTCCTGCTGTCCCTCCAGGACCGGGAATACTCCTCTCTGCAAGCCAGAATGGATCATTCATAAACGTCACCAACGGGGGTGGCCGTGAGATCAACTCTGTGGCATCCTTCTCCTGGAAAGTCAATAATGTACCGATAGGCACCGGAAATCCTGGCGAGCTGGCGACCCTTGGAGTGGAGAAAGGCTCCACTGCGACAGTCCCCTTGTCAACCCTTGCCGGAACAAACCTGAGTGAAGGGATGCGGGTGATGGTCATCGTGACATACAAGGATGGATCCCAGATGCTTGCACTGGACACGAAGCTTCCACCTCCATCGCCTGACCTGATCACGCCACTTGCAGGAACCCCTGTACCAACGCCCACCCTGCCTCCTGATGTTCCCCAGTTCAAGAGTGGAGACATCATACTGGAGGGGAGCAAAAACGCCTGGTGGCTGGTGACCGCCCCGCCGGTCAACGGCTCATACTCAATAGTTCCTGCTGCAAGACTGCCTAACGGATCGTTCACCAGCCTTGGCACAACAGCCACCAACGTCAGCCTGAAAAGTTTTGAGCAGAGCGGAACCTACATCGGAAATCAGGGGCCAGGAGGTACTCCTGCAGGGCTCCCGGGTGAGGTTGCCCCGCCAGTCACCGGCATTCCTTCAACCCATCCACAGCCGATATATCCTGCCGGGGATCTGGTGAATCCTTCACCAAACGGCGAGACCGGGATGATGGTGATCCTCGGGTATGATCACGTGTCAGACCAGTACCAGGCAGACGACATCTACCCGTATTATACCGGGGAGTGGGGGTACCGGACAAACGCGACAGCCAAGTGGTTTATGAGGCCGATACTGGAAGAGAGGTACAGCCACCGGACAGGGCGGATCGCAACCAGTGATGTAGGGATAGGAGCCGACTCAGCGCCACCCCGCACCCCGGTGAAGTACACAGCAGGAGATATTATCAGCCCTGATCCGGCTGGTGTGGACCGTATCCTTGTCATCACCGGATACAACAAGAGCGATGACCGGTACCAGATTGATACAGTCAGATCTGCATACGATGGGGGCTGGAAACTGGGTGGAGATCCAATATGGGAGAAACGTGCCTTTGTGGAACGGGACAACCCCTACCAGATCAGAAAGATTGACCTCTCGCTAATCAGGAGATGACCTGCTGCGAGATGACGCTCTGCATCTCCTGCAAAGGAAAGGGGCTCTGTGGACGGGAGCAATGCCCGGTTATCTCCCGGTTCCATGCCCAGATGAAGACCACGCCCAGGTCTGAATACGTGGGCACTACCCCATCCATTTTTGTCGGAAGTTCGGGTTACCCCGATGTCAGTGCCGGGCCGCTGCTCACTGCAGATCAGGATCATCCTCCCGAATGGATGAACCGTGACCTCTCCATTGCTGATATCGTCAATATACGTGCCCAGACGATCAGGGCCACCACTCTGCCGCACCGGTACGAAGATCATCTCCAGGAGATAGCGCGATCCAGTGTTCCACTCGGGGTCGAGACCGCTTTTGACAGGCCGGTCTCGTTTGATCTCAGGTTTGACGGGATGGTGGCCCCGATGGGAATGTCAGGGAATATCAGGTCGTTCGATCTCCTCGACAATGCAAAGGTCGAACGGGTGGTTGACCGGATCACCAGCGATACCGACCTTCCCGCAGCAGGTGCCTGTCATGAACTCACCGAAGGAGGAACTGACACCTACCGGATCATCAGCCTCATGTCTGCAGGTCTGCTTGGCACAGAAAAGAGCAGGCACATGGTCCCGACCAGGTGGGCCATCACTGCCGTGGATGATACGCTTGGAAAAAACCTGAAACCGCAGGTGTTCAGGTTTCCAGATTATGAGCGTATCAGCCTCTTCTACTCTAAAAAGTTCGGAAACGCCATTGCCGTCATTCTCCTGCCTGGTGACTGGCAGTTTGAGATGATAGAGATCTGGGGCAGTCAGTCGCTCTGGGCCGGGGGAAACGAGACCATTGTGGCTGACCGGGAAGGCCGAACAAAGACAGGATACTCACCGATCACCGGTGCATACTACTCGGCACGGCTAGCGGTTCTTGAGTTTCTGACAGCAATCAACCGGAACGCACGGGTCATCGTGATCAGATGGATCACCTCTGAATACTGGGCACCGCTCGGCACCTGGGTGATCAGGGAGGTGACCAGGCAGGCCATGGCATCGCCCCCATCCCACCATGAGAACATCACTGCAGTTGTTTCTGCAGCATCAGTAGCACTGGGAATGGACCGGTGGACTGCCCACAGTGCACTGCTGACCGAGATCAGAACACAGCGATCACTCGCTGACTTCTTCTGATCACAACCACAAATTGTACTTCTCGCTCCAGAGAACGGGTCATTATGGGAGAGTCATCATCATACCGGGTTGCCGGAATTGCCATCATTCTCTGTCTGATTATCGCCGGATTCATCACCCTCATAACAAGTACTCCCCAGAATCATGATGAACTCACTAAGCAGTCCCAGGTAGCCACAAGACCTGATGCATCCCACACCCAGACGGGGACTGCAAACCAGTCAGCAACCAGCAGGATGAGGGTGCTCTGGTATGACGATGCAGGCAAGACCTACACGTTCCATGATTATTCCAGTCCAAAGGGAGTTGGTCCCGATACATGGAGGGAGGCCGATCTCCCATCACCCGAGAACGGAACACTGCAGCGAAAAGCTGCGATGGTAAGATTTCTCGATTGGGATGGATCCATCGAGCGGATGACGGGAACAAAATACCTCATCGATCAGGAGACAATTACCAGTATTCTCAACAGTTACACCCTGATAGCCCCGCCACCGGCGATTCAGACGCCTGATGTCACAGGGACGCCCACCATCATACAGCCGACACCTGATGTTACCCCTGCCCCTGGCATGCTTATCCCGACCTGCAGCAGGCCGTGTAACCTGGGTGATGGAACAGTCAGGGTCTCGTTCGGGTACATCAACCGCCACAATGGCCCGGTCTCCCTGCCCATCGGTGACCGGAATTACTTCTCTCCCGGCTATCCTGACCGGGGTCAGCCTGCCTCATTCCAGCCCGGGATACACCAGGATATCTTTACAGTCCGGCTTCCTGAGAACGGAACAAATATCGCCTGGCATCTGATGGACACCATGGTCGGAGCAGGGCAGGTCCCGAGAGTACAGGCAGGGTTGATCGCTGAACCTGCTGTCGGATATGCCCCACTTGACGTCAGGTTTTCTGATCAGTCAACCGGAGGTACAACCGATGATCCCCTGACCGGATCATGGAACTTCGGGGACGGGACCACAGCTGAAGGCACATCAGCATTTCACCGGTACGAACTCCCGGGGACATATGAGAGCAGTAGGATCGTCAGCACATCATGTGGGAGTGAGACTGCAAAAAAGACCATCACCGTGAACCAGGTCTCATTCACTGCAGAACCTGTTCCAGACAGGCAGCAGACCTTTAGATTCACGGACCGGTCAACCGGTGAGCCGACGGTCTGGGCATGGGACTTCAACGACGGCTTCTCATCATGGGAAAAAAGCCCGGTTCATACCTGGAAGTCACCAGGTACCTATCTCGTCGGGCTGACAGTATCAGGAAAATCAGGTTCCGGGACGACGGTGCAACGCATCACTGTGTAGTAGGTTAGTTTCAGATCACTTTTTCGAGGATGAACCTGTCCTCTCCAGGGCCAAAGTATGCTGGTTCGCGGCTCCGGATTGTATATCCCTGCTTGCGGTAGAGAGCGAGCGCCCCTTCATTAACCGGAGAGCAGGAGAGGAGAATCCGGTTTATTCCATACTCTTTCATTGACTCCTCAATCCGACTCAGCATCCTGGTTGCAACGCCCATCCGCTGCATTGCTTCAGTAACCCTGACCCTCAGTATCCAGCTTGTTTCCGGGGCTTCACCTGATATTGATCCGACTAGATACCCTGCTGACTGATCTTCTACTTCGGCAACAAGGAACAACCCGGGCCAGAGGGTCATCGCCTGGCGGACAAACACTGCTGCCTGGTACTGCGAGCCTGACTGACCCTGTTCAAGGAGGCATACATGAGGGTAGTCTGCCTCATCGATTGCTCGTACATCGATATGTTTCATGGATTATTACGCTCCGGTGAGAGGGACTGGGGAGGATTGCCGTGCACTATAAAAGGAGACCTGACAGAACATATCCTATGGATATTATCAAGACGCTTTCGATATTGTTTCTCCTCCTTATGCTGGTACTCTCTTTTCAGGTGAGTGCTGATGAGAATATCTCTGCAACTGATTCAGAGTTCCAGGAAACCCTGACAGATACAGGAGAGATCGCAGAACAGAATGTCGTAGCAAATGATACTGGTGAACCAGCTGAGCCAGAACCCGTGGAGGTGAACTCCTCCCCTCCTCTGCAAAATACTTCACCAGTGAAGATTGAATCTGTGAATAATACTGCTCCTGAAGGAAACAAAACAAACCAGACCGGCCCGAGTGCCGCTGACATTCAGAAGGCGTTCAACGGATGGTACGAGAAGGCACTAAACGCTTCAATCAGCGGAAACAACAAGGCTGCAGCAGATGCATTCGCAGCCGCACTCAGGCTCGACAAAGGATCAGAGAAGGCACTGACCGGGTATGGGGAAGTTCTCTCAAAACTCGGGCGTGATACCGAAGCACTTGAGATCTATTCTAGGCTTCAGAACCTCTCACCAACAAACACAACCATCCTCATCCCGCTCGGAAGGGAACAGAACGCAGTCGGCAGCCATGAGGCAGCACTTGCCACCCTGCTGAATGCGACCGCAGCATACCCGAATGATACAGAAGGGTGGAACCAGCTTGCAGCAGCGTATGATGGGCTTACACGGTACGAGGAGGCACTGACAACAGTCAGGAGATCACTCCAGATCTCGACCGACCAGGCCGGAGGATGGGGCCAGCTCGGTGCCATTCTTTCAGGACAGGGAAGATTCTACGAAGCAATCGCAGCCTTTGAGAAGTCTCTCACCCTTGATCCAAAGAACGGAATTACCTGGGCAGACCTCGGCAACACATGGACTGCACTGGGCAGATATAAGGAGGCAGCACAGGCTTATGAGGCTGCAACAGAGAGCAGGCCGTCAGACACAACTCTCTGGCTGAAACTTGCAGCGGTGTACGAGAAAGAACAGAAGACAAAAGAGGCTGCTGAAGCGTACCGCAAGGGAGGAGTTATTTCTCCTTCAGATACAACAAACCAGTCTGTTTTGGAGCTGAACAAAACAGAAACAAAGCCTGATGCAAATATAACGGTGAATATGACAGGAGAGAGCACATCCAACTCTCCTGCTCATAACGAAACCAGTCAGACAAAAGAGTAATTTATCAGGGACAGCGAGCAGATCACTGCCACGTTATCCCTGCTTTGTTTCCAGGCGGACCCACAATCCGCTCGACTGCCTTGAGAAGGTTTGTGGCCTGGTACGGCTTGACAACATACCCTTTTGCCCCGATTCTTCTGGCGAGATCGACCATCCCTTCCTCACCAACAGAGGTACAGAGCATCACCCGTGCTTCAGGATACTCCTCACGAATCCTGCGCAGGGTATCTATTCCATTCAGATCCGGCATGATCAGATCCAGCATGGCAAGATCAGGGATCATCTCCCGGTAGAGCTGAATCCCTTCCTCACCGCCGCTTGCCAGACCTGCTATCTCATAACCGGCAGAGACCAGAATATTCCTGAGAAGATTCCGGTCAAAGTCAGTATCATCTACAATAAGAACCCGAGGCATCCCCATCCCTCTTCTTTCCGATCATCTGCACCTGTTCCCCCATCAAACCCTCTGTTATTCAGAGATCAACAAGACCATATTCACCTGTACCTGCCTTCGATCTCCGTGGTGTACCCATAAATTACTTTTCTTTCGTTTGTCAGATGCTGAACAGGCCTGATCAGCGTCAGACCTGTTCAGGAAGGCTTATCCAGAAGGTGGCTCCTGAATCCGGAACGCCTTCAGCCCATATCTTCCCTCCATGCCGAAAGACGATCCGCTGCACGGTTGCAAGACCTATACCGTTTCCCGGGAATTCCTCTTGAGAATGAAGCCGCTGGAGAGGGATGAAGAGAAGGTTCGCCTTTTCAGGCGGGAATCCTGCACCGTTATCCCTGACATAGAATGTCAGGCCCTTTCCACGCAGTGTTCCCGCCACTTCGATCCGTGCCTCGCTCCTCCTGCCGGTGTACTTCCACGCGTTGGTGAGCAGATTCTGTACTGCGATCAGGAGAAGACCTCTGTCTCCGACTGCCTCAAGGCCTGGCTCAACCGTCCAGATAACCTTCCGGTCAGGGTGCTCCTGTGACAGTCCCTCCAGAATTTCCGTGGCAAGGGCACTGATATCAACCGGTTCAATCACCAGTGAAGTCCTGGTTACCCGTGAGAGCCTGAGGAAGTCATTGACCAGTTTATCCATATTGGCTGCAGCCTGGCGAACCCGGTGAAGACACTCCTGCCCGTCAGGGGGCAGATATGTCATATATGACTCTTCAAGAATCCGGGAGAAGCCGTCTATGGCAATAAGGGGAGCCCTCAGGTCATGCGAGACCGAGTAACTGAATGAGTCAAGCTCGCGGTTGGCTGCTTCAAGTTCTGCTTCAAGCCGCGAGCGTTCCTGTGCCATCCGTATCGTCGCATGTAGATCCCGCTCCCTGAACGGTTTTATCAGGTACCCAAAGGGTTTTGCCTCCTTTGCACGCTCAAGGGTCTGATCATCTGCATACGCAGTGAGAAAGATCACAGGGATACGATACGAACCGGAGATACTTCCTGCTGCATCGATCCCGTCGATTGTGCCTGCAAGATGGATATCCATCAGCACAACATCAGGCCTGACCTCACCGGCGAGTTTCACCGCTTCTTCGCCGGTCGGAACCGGACCGGCGACATCGTATCCGAACTTTCTGAGTTTGGAGGCGATAGACTCCGCTACAATTGCCTCATCCTCTACAATCAGTATCTGTGTCGCAATTATCCCCCCCTTCTATTCAGTGATCAGGAAACCGTATGGTGAAATGTGCTCCTGGACCATCTCCATTACCGACAGTTACAGACCCCAGCAACTGACGGGTCAGAACACGTACGAGTCGCATTCCAAGGCTGTTTGACGAATCGATGGAGAAATCAGGAGGAAGACCGACTCCGTCATCCCCATAGGCGAGCACGAAATACCCCTCCTCGTGCTCCATGCAGACCCTGATAAGTCCCTTCCCCTTTCCGGTGAAGGCGTACTTCATCGAGTTCACCATCAGTTCATTGATAATCAGACCCAGGGTGACCACAGTATCCAGGCTGAACCGTATATCACCGACTTCGATCTCTGTCCTGATATCCCTTACGGTTGCGATGCTGCTGATAACCTCTTCAGCAAGGTTCTCAAGGTACGATGAAAACGGGATGTCAGAGAGTGACTCACTGCGGTACAGTGTCTCATGCACCAGGGCCATCGATGCGATACGCTGCTCACAGTCATGAATCGCTGAAATAACACGCTCATCCTCGATGTACTCCTCCTGAAGCTGGAGCAGGCTTGAGATCACCTGCATGTTGTTCTTGACCCGGTGATGGAGTTCACGGAAGAGGACATCCTTCTCCTCTATCGTCCGTTTGAGCTTCTCCTGGTACTGCTTCATCTCGGTGATGTCCACGATCACACCGCGGACCCCGTCATACACGGTGTCGCGGAAGACCGGGGAGAGTGAGAGCAGAACAGAACGCTCTCCACCGTCTTTTGCCCTGACGGTAAATCCCCCGTTTCTGACAGCAGGATCTGCACGGACCTCATCCATAACACGCGCAAGTTCTCCCTGATCTGCATCGCTGAAGAACCGGAGAAACGACTCACCGATAAGCGTTGCATCATCAGATGATGAGAGCAGGGCATGTGCTCCCCGATTGCAGAAGGTAACCCGGCCGCTCGCATCAGTCTCAAAGACCGGTTCAGGCAGAAGGTCTGCAAGTTCACGGAAGTGCCGTTCACTCTCTGCCAGCGCCCGTTCTGCGAGTTTCTGTTCGGTCCGGTCACGTATGATCAGGAGAACTGCAGGATCACCCGCCTGTGTTATCGGGACTGCAATCAGTTCTGCAAAGATCTCTCTGCCTGATATGCTCCACATCACCGCTTCGCACGAGTTCGGGCTCCGGATTGAGAAACTCTGGGAGAGCATCTCGGTCACTGCCGGATATGATGACTCATCAAAGTACTCGTTTAGCGGCCTGGTCATAAACTTATCAAACGAGTGCACACCAAAGAGGCAGAGTGCAGCCGGGTTGAGATACACAGGCCGGTTTTCTGAGGAAAGAATTGCAATTGCGTCTGGTGATGACTCGGAGAG
This window encodes:
- a CDS encoding PEGA domain-containing protein; the encoded protein is MNRFLFLIVLLVMPAFFSSGIVAGAESGGIDLATVGYLQIQAPVDGARVYLDRIFMGFIQNGAITIPVDVMASPQYSNLIIEYTGYQTYLGPLPELVPGKTVTVLADLNKTGYERRGIISFESGLPGAELYLNGEKKGVTPDSGILQIQAVPAGLYQFTVKRPGNLSISEQQYVSSNAITIYRVNLKPATTGDVHINTSPEGAGVYLNNRYAGLSPLTIPEVPVGNHTVKITQEGYQDWGSEISVLGAESTQVDAVLVSLPPTPAPTCSDATPAPEPVVPQENSSVVYGFFILLVILIICCGVIGVWAFRRQKP
- a CDS encoding tetratricopeptide repeat protein — translated: MGTEEKSGQFSRGLRAFKSGDFQTAVEYLSDAVEYDDQNDRAWNALGTACAKIGRTEDADLCFENALTIAPDNPVYLKNKRTNSKHLKNSSNSHELAPKGGILDRIPLDKLPFDKPLLLAGIAIALIIVLGFVLISTISFFTTPAVPPGPGILLSASQNGSFINVTNGGGREINSVASFSWKVNNVPIGTGNPGELATLGVEKGSTATVPLSTLAGTNLSEGMRVMVIVTYKDGSQMLALDTKLPPPSPDLITPLAGTPVPTPTLPPDVPQFKSGDIILEGSKNAWWLVTAPPVNGSYSIVPAARLPNGSFTSLGTTATNVSLKSFEQSGTYIGNQGPGGTPAGLPGEVAPPVTGIPSTHPQPIYPAGDLVNPSPNGETGMMVILGYDHVSDQYQADDIYPYYTGEWGYRTNATAKWFMRPILEERYSHRTGRIATSDVGIGADSAPPRTPVKYTAGDIISPDPAGVDRILVITGYNKSDDRYQIDTVRSAYDGGWKLGGDPIWEKRAFVERDNPYQIRKIDLSLIRR
- a CDS encoding PKD domain-containing protein is translated as MGESSSYRVAGIAIILCLIIAGFITLITSTPQNHDELTKQSQVATRPDASHTQTGTANQSATSRMRVLWYDDAGKTYTFHDYSSPKGVGPDTWREADLPSPENGTLQRKAAMVRFLDWDGSIERMTGTKYLIDQETITSILNSYTLIAPPPAIQTPDVTGTPTIIQPTPDVTPAPGMLIPTCSRPCNLGDGTVRVSFGYINRHNGPVSLPIGDRNYFSPGYPDRGQPASFQPGIHQDIFTVRLPENGTNIAWHLMDTMVGAGQVPRVQAGLIAEPAVGYAPLDVRFSDQSTGGTTDDPLTGSWNFGDGTTAEGTSAFHRYELPGTYESSRIVSTSCGSETAKKTITVNQVSFTAEPVPDRQQTFRFTDRSTGEPTVWAWDFNDGFSSWEKSPVHTWKSPGTYLVGLTVSGKSGSGTTVQRITV
- a CDS encoding GNAT family N-acetyltransferase gives rise to the protein MKHIDVRAIDEADYPHVCLLEQGQSGSQYQAAVFVRQAMTLWPGLFLVAEVEDQSAGYLVGSISGEAPETSWILRVRVTEAMQRMGVATRMLSRIEESMKEYGINRILLSCSPVNEGALALYRKQGYTIRSREPAYFGPGEDRFILEKVI
- a CDS encoding tetratricopeptide repeat protein, which produces MDIIKTLSILFLLLMLVLSFQVSADENISATDSEFQETLTDTGEIAEQNVVANDTGEPAEPEPVEVNSSPPLQNTSPVKIESVNNTAPEGNKTNQTGPSAADIQKAFNGWYEKALNASISGNNKAAADAFAAALRLDKGSEKALTGYGEVLSKLGRDTEALEIYSRLQNLSPTNTTILIPLGREQNAVGSHEAALATLLNATAAYPNDTEGWNQLAAAYDGLTRYEEALTTVRRSLQISTDQAGGWGQLGAILSGQGRFYEAIAAFEKSLTLDPKNGITWADLGNTWTALGRYKEAAQAYEAATESRPSDTTLWLKLAAVYEKEQKTKEAAEAYRKGGVISPSDTTNQSVLELNKTETKPDANITVNMTGESTSNSPAHNETSQTKE
- a CDS encoding response regulator, producing MPRVLIVDDTDFDRNLLRNILVSAGYEIAGLASGGEEGIQLYREMIPDLAMLDLIMPDLNGIDTLRRIREEYPEARVMLCTSVGEEGMVDLARRIGAKGYVVKPYQATNLLKAVERIVGPPGNKAGITWQ
- a CDS encoding ATP-binding protein, with protein sequence MIATQILIVEDEAIVAESIASKLRKFGYDVAGPVPTGEEAVKLAGEVRPDVVLMDIHLAGTIDGIDAAGSISGSYRIPVIFLTAYADDQTLERAKEAKPFGYLIKPFRERDLHATIRMAQERSRLEAELEAANRELDSFSYSVSHDLRAPLIAIDGFSRILEESYMTYLPPDGQECLHRVRQAAANMDKLVNDFLRLSRVTRTSLVIEPVDISALATEILEGLSQEHPDRKVIWTVEPGLEAVGDRGLLLIAVQNLLTNAWKYTGRRSEARIEVAGTLRGKGLTFYVRDNGAGFPPEKANLLFIPLQRLHSQEEFPGNGIGLATVQRIVFRHGGKIWAEGVPDSGATFWISLPEQV
- a CDS encoding PAS domain S-box protein, with amino-acid sequence MGFDHAVRVLFVDDEPAMLHAIRDYLTIIHSLEVDITDDPVDAIQSGQLFSYDCLVVDYDMPDMDGITLLKAIREVDPDIPVIVFTGKSREEVVIDAINNGADFYLQKGGNAEELFAELAHDIGKAARQFRAERALLESEQLYRAVVEDQTEFICQMDPEGMIRFVNTSFASYLSCEPGDLVGSDFFSLFGEGGENLKDAPDVCDPDNPVVYAEIRQVRPNGSASYLHWTLRLLFDSSFEPREILAVGRDISAQKEVARQISIQRDLALELAMVSSADMVLEMSLRAVVKLTGLETGAVYLRDRTTGAVTKAYDSGPHRRSLYQFMEAWQNENIDLLAVLSGASRYYSQTDMSRSDSPFLSMALVPVQRYDEVIGWFVLGSDGMKEVPVNCRDSLETVVSQIGNVIARIQAEDALRDALIESEERYMQLSESSPDAIAILSSENRPVYLNPAALCLFGVHSFDKFMTRPLNEYFDESSYPAVTEMLSQSFSIRSPNSCEAVMWSISGREIFAELIAVPITQAGDPAVLLIIRDRTEQKLAERALAESERHFRELADLLPEPVFETDASGRVTFCNRGAHALLSSSDDATLIGESFLRFFSDADQGELARVMDEVRADPAVRNGGFTVRAKDGGERSVLLSLSPVFRDTVYDGVRGVIVDITEMKQYQEKLKRTIEEKDVLFRELHHRVKNNMQVISSLLQLQEEYIEDERVISAIHDCEQRIASMALVHETLYRSESLSDIPFSSYLENLAEEVISSIATVRDIRTEIEVGDIRFSLDTVVTLGLIINELMVNSMKYAFTGKGKGLIRVCMEHEEGYFVLAYGDDGVGLPPDFSIDSSNSLGMRLVRVLTRQLLGSVTVGNGDGPGAHFTIRFPDH